The following proteins come from a genomic window of Pseudodesulfovibrio sp. S3:
- a CDS encoding DUF488 domain-containing protein has translation MLLAAIVSSESPITRTEMYDFIPYKNGITSLLLTHDLELLERKELITRTKNTFDHKLSKNAIGHVYSLSFDEQQTIQKIVQQNQDYSDIDLVTRTTKISPKFQTPVTKNKTTKITTAGYEGNTIDGFLLRLLSAGIQTIIDVRKNPISRKFGFSKTSMENSANAVGITYMHIPELGIKSESRQNLNCKDDYIKLFDNYEKTTLKETSEYQQLVIEQIIQQPSVLVCFEHKPTDCHRGRLANHLAKLTKLSVTHL, from the coding sequence ATGCTACTCGCAGCTATAGTTTCTTCCGAAAGCCCTATTACTCGGACAGAAATGTATGACTTTATACCATACAAGAATGGAATCACTTCACTTTTATTAACACACGACCTTGAACTCCTTGAAAGAAAAGAACTAATCACTCGGACAAAAAACACCTTTGACCACAAACTCAGCAAAAATGCCATTGGGCATGTTTATTCATTATCATTTGACGAACAACAAACTATCCAAAAAATTGTACAACAAAATCAAGACTATTCCGACATTGATTTAGTTACTCGCACAACTAAAATTTCTCCAAAATTTCAAACGCCTGTAACAAAAAACAAGACAACGAAAATCACTACAGCTGGATATGAAGGAAATACGATTGATGGTTTTTTGCTGAGATTGCTTTCCGCTGGAATTCAAACAATTATTGATGTCAGAAAAAATCCTATATCTCGAAAGTTTGGTTTTTCTAAAACGAGCATGGAAAACTCTGCTAACGCCGTCGGCATTACCTACATGCACATCCCTGAGCTAGGTATAAAAAGTGAATCAAGACAAAACCTAAACTGCAAAGATGACTACATCAAACTCTTTGACAATTACGAAAAAACAACCCTAAAAGAGACTAGTGAATATCAACAACTGGTAATTGAGCAAATTATTCAGCAGCCCTCAGTTCTAGTTTGTTTTGAACACAAGCCAACAGATTGCCATAGAGGAAGGCTGGCTAACCACCTGGCAAAACTAACAAAACTTTCAGTGACCCATCTATAA
- the polA gene encoding DNA polymerase I, with translation MSLKERLNLDREPVYLIDGTALLYRAFYARADLSRSDGFPTNAINTVMRVVMNLLKEERPRHVAFLMDGKGPTFRNEMYDLYKANRPSMPEPLAEQVDPVRRGVELLGIKLLVSDGVEADDCICALAGHYKAERPVVILASDKDIKQCLDTQVVMVSQHGRNETIHTLDSFREAEGMEPDTWPDFQAVIGDSADNIPGIPKIGPVTARKIFAETGPTLEELRDNIDKLPEKLREKVEPELENVFIYRELTRMKTDCCDLPVDDFVVQEIDFAALDEFLEEYELRSLQRVLPRTPLTAPAQNPKAAPAKSSAKSAPAGDGGMLSLFGSAPALEKPDAPLPVTDAASVDDLPGLAGEDVGLTYEDGAFFIGMDSVEYRYSGPASDLVRALDNANVIATPSVQDLLRTDAGWDYILPGQWFDLSLAAYLLDPEARNYTWPRLRQSLFQDGRPEFSAARDLHPQSQGLAALAYMQGIRGQVEGADLTRLMRDLEQPLIPVLVSMERAGIGIDLNAFETFLNDVSGQLNELTRTIIGLAGEEFNIRSSQQLAVILFDRLDIKAGSKTSTGLRSTANQVLEKIRDLHPIVEAVLEFRMLEKLRSTYLEPLPKLVGEDGRLHTHFNQLSTATGRLSSSQPNLQNIPIRGVHGPRMRACFNAAEGNLLAAADYSQIELRVLAHFSKDPALIDAFLHNEDIHSRTAALLNDKTVEEVTPDERRGAKTINFGLIYGMGVQKLARELKIKQTEAQEFTDKYFEKMATLKTYYDSIVKDAETHGFVTTLAGRRRLLPELHSRNNQMASQAKRQAINTVIQGSAADIIKMAMLAAHKDQELKSLGAKLILQVHDELIIEAPATTIEAAGARLKEVMQNVAKLAVPLKVDLGVGKNWAEAH, from the coding sequence ATGTCGTTAAAAGAACGCCTCAATCTCGATAGGGAACCCGTCTACCTCATCGACGGCACCGCCCTGCTCTACCGCGCTTTCTACGCCCGCGCCGACCTGTCGCGCTCGGACGGTTTCCCGACCAACGCCATCAACACCGTGATGCGGGTGGTCATGAACCTGCTCAAGGAAGAGCGCCCCCGGCACGTGGCCTTTCTCATGGACGGCAAGGGACCGACCTTCCGCAACGAGATGTACGACCTGTACAAGGCCAACCGCCCGTCCATGCCCGAACCGCTGGCCGAGCAGGTGGACCCGGTGCGCCGGGGCGTGGAGCTGCTGGGCATCAAGCTGCTGGTCTCCGACGGCGTGGAGGCTGACGATTGCATCTGCGCCCTTGCCGGGCACTACAAGGCTGAACGCCCTGTGGTCATCCTGGCCTCGGACAAGGACATCAAGCAATGCCTGGACACGCAGGTGGTCATGGTCAGCCAGCACGGACGCAACGAAACCATCCACACCCTGGATTCCTTTCGGGAAGCGGAAGGCATGGAGCCGGACACCTGGCCGGATTTCCAGGCCGTGATCGGCGATTCGGCGGACAACATTCCCGGCATCCCCAAGATCGGTCCGGTGACCGCACGCAAGATTTTTGCCGAGACCGGTCCCACCTTGGAAGAACTGCGCGACAACATCGACAAGTTGCCGGAAAAACTGCGCGAAAAAGTGGAACCGGAGCTGGAAAACGTGTTCATATACCGCGAGCTGACGCGCATGAAGACGGACTGCTGCGACCTGCCCGTGGACGACTTTGTGGTGCAGGAGATCGACTTTGCCGCGCTGGACGAATTTCTTGAAGAGTATGAATTGCGCAGTCTGCAACGGGTGCTGCCAAGGACGCCACTGACGGCACCGGCCCAAAATCCGAAGGCGGCTCCGGCCAAATCGTCCGCAAAGAGTGCGCCCGCCGGGGACGGGGGTATGCTCTCCCTGTTCGGCAGCGCACCAGCGCTGGAAAAGCCCGACGCCCCCCTGCCGGTGACGGACGCCGCAAGCGTGGATGATCTGCCCGGCCTGGCTGGCGAGGATGTGGGCCTGACCTATGAGGACGGCGCGTTTTTCATCGGTATGGACTCGGTCGAGTACCGATACTCCGGCCCGGCGAGCGACCTTGTCCGGGCTCTGGACAATGCCAATGTCATTGCCACACCGAGCGTGCAGGACCTGCTGCGCACCGATGCGGGCTGGGACTACATCCTGCCCGGCCAGTGGTTCGACCTCAGTCTGGCCGCGTACCTTCTGGACCCGGAGGCGCGCAATTACACCTGGCCGAGGCTCAGGCAATCCCTTTTCCAGGACGGCCGCCCGGAATTCTCCGCTGCCCGCGACCTGCACCCGCAATCCCAGGGGCTGGCGGCGCTGGCCTACATGCAGGGCATCCGCGGCCAGGTGGAAGGCGCGGACCTGACCCGGCTCATGCGCGATCTGGAACAGCCGCTCATCCCGGTGCTGGTCTCCATGGAACGGGCGGGCATCGGCATCGACCTCAACGCCTTCGAGACATTTCTCAATGATGTCAGCGGCCAGCTCAACGAATTGACCCGGACCATCATCGGGCTGGCCGGAGAGGAGTTCAACATCCGCTCCAGCCAGCAACTGGCCGTGATATTGTTCGATAGGCTCGACATCAAGGCGGGTTCCAAGACCTCCACAGGACTGCGCTCCACGGCCAACCAGGTGTTGGAAAAAATCCGCGATCTGCACCCCATTGTGGAGGCGGTGCTGGAATTCCGCATGTTGGAGAAACTGCGCTCCACCTACCTTGAGCCGCTGCCCAAACTGGTGGGCGAGGACGGCAGGCTGCACACCCATTTCAACCAATTGTCCACGGCCACGGGCCGCCTTTCAAGCTCGCAGCCCAACCTGCAGAACATCCCCATTCGCGGCGTACACGGCCCGAGGATGCGCGCCTGTTTCAACGCGGCTGAAGGAAACCTGTTGGCAGCAGCGGACTATTCGCAGATCGAACTGCGCGTCCTGGCCCATTTCTCCAAGGACCCGGCCCTGATCGACGCCTTCCTGCACAACGAGGATATCCACTCGCGCACGGCAGCCCTGCTCAATGACAAGACGGTCGAGGAAGTGACCCCGGACGAACGGCGCGGGGCCAAGACCATCAACTTCGGCCTGATCTACGGCATGGGCGTCCAGAAACTGGCCCGCGAACTGAAGATCAAACAGACCGAAGCCCAGGAATTCACGGACAAATACTTCGAGAAAATGGCGACCCTCAAGACATACTACGACTCCATCGTCAAGGACGCCGAAACCCACGGCTTCGTCACCACCCTTGCCGGACGCCGCCGCCTGCTCCCGGAACTCCACTCCAGAAACAACCAAATGGCCTCCCAGGCCAAACGCCAGGCCATCAACACGGTCATCCAGGGCTCTGCCGCCGACATCATAAAAATGGCCATGCTGGCCGCCCACAAAGACCAGGAACTCAAGTCCCTGGGCGCCAAACTCATCCTCCAGGTCCACGATGAACTGATCATCGAAGCCCCGGCCACAACCATAGAAGCCGCCGGAGCACGCCTGAAGGAAGTCATGCAAAACGTAGCCAAACTGGCCGTCCCGCTGAAGGTGGACTTAGGGGTTGGGAAGAATTGGGCTGAAGCGCATTAA
- a CDS encoding DHH family phosphoesterase, whose protein sequence is MALFRQLDEHVEHLLELFKKDDNWLIVINADPDALGSALALRRIMARRVSTIAIAQINEIKRPDNLSMIRYCRIPTQKLIPNLAAQFDKFALVDSQPHHNPEFKPFNFSVVIDHHPIAQDNLVQADYVDIRPKYGAVCTMMTEYLYNMKIRPAKLLATALMYGIRCDTRTFEREFIDADMAAFKYLSKYADSKLMNRISRSEFHLDWMRYFSRAFYNLRRIGQGLFAHCGNVENPDILVIVADFFTRVHNVPWVVVSGTADEKLVCIFRGDGLRRDMGSLAQKTMSGLEAASAGGHKQAARAEVDLEALNGVDPEIFMLKRLGQGRKKTIRRI, encoded by the coding sequence GTGGCACTTTTCCGACAGCTTGATGAACATGTCGAACACCTTCTGGAACTGTTCAAGAAGGACGACAATTGGCTTATCGTCATAAATGCCGACCCCGATGCCCTGGGATCGGCCCTTGCGCTCCGGCGCATCATGGCCCGGCGTGTGAGCACCATCGCCATCGCCCAAATCAACGAGATCAAACGACCGGACAACCTGTCCATGATCCGTTACTGCCGTATTCCAACGCAAAAACTCATTCCGAATCTGGCGGCCCAGTTCGACAAATTCGCCCTGGTGGACTCCCAACCCCACCACAACCCCGAGTTCAAGCCCTTCAACTTCTCCGTGGTCATCGACCACCACCCCATTGCCCAGGACAACCTGGTCCAGGCGGATTACGTGGACATCCGGCCCAAGTACGGCGCGGTCTGCACCATGATGACCGAATACCTCTACAATATGAAAATCCGTCCGGCCAAACTGCTGGCCACGGCTCTCATGTACGGCATCCGCTGCGACACCCGCACCTTTGAACGTGAGTTCATCGACGCGGACATGGCCGCCTTCAAATATCTCAGCAAATATGCGGACTCCAAGCTGATGAACCGCATCAGCCGCAGTGAATTCCACCTGGACTGGATGCGCTATTTTTCGCGCGCATTTTACAACCTTCGCCGCATCGGCCAAGGGTTGTTCGCCCATTGCGGCAACGTTGAGAATCCGGACATCCTGGTTATCGTGGCCGACTTCTTTACCCGCGTTCACAATGTGCCGTGGGTGGTGGTTTCCGGCACCGCGGACGAAAAACTGGTCTGCATCTTCCGCGGCGACGGCCTCCGGCGTGACATGGGCTCCCTGGCCCAAAAGACCATGAGCGGACTCGAAGCGGCTTCGGCAGGCGGCCACAAACAGGCTGCCCGCGCCGAAGTGGATCTTGAAGCCCTGAACGGCGTGGACCCTGAAATATTCATGCTCAAGCGTCTTGGCCAGGGCCGCAAGAAAACCATCCGCAGAATTTAA
- a CDS encoding bifunctional adenosylcobinamide kinase/adenosylcobinamide-phosphate guanylyltransferase, whose protein sequence is MITLVLGGNKSGKSDFALDLLTKGAEPGLFIATGKAKDMDFREQIRRHRQSRTPNLEVIEVSEDLPQELQKAKLFFPTLLVDSLDYWLFACREAGCESEKVKEFMAVLDEWNATDLILVSCETGLGPLPGGSAVRAFVRSLGALNQSIAARADRAYLVAAGLPLTLKQG, encoded by the coding sequence ATGATCACCCTGGTTCTCGGCGGCAACAAATCCGGAAAATCCGACTTTGCGCTCGATTTATTGACCAAAGGAGCCGAACCGGGGTTGTTTATTGCCACAGGCAAGGCCAAAGACATGGATTTCCGAGAACAAATCCGCCGCCATCGCCAAAGTCGCACTCCCAACCTCGAAGTAATAGAAGTTTCCGAGGACTTGCCTCAAGAGCTTCAAAAGGCTAAATTGTTTTTTCCGACCCTGCTTGTGGACAGCTTGGACTACTGGCTGTTCGCCTGCCGGGAAGCCGGATGCGAGTCGGAAAAAGTCAAGGAATTCATGGCTGTTCTTGACGAATGGAACGCCACGGATTTGATATTGGTCTCATGCGAAACAGGGCTTGGCCCGCTCCCGGGGGGGAGCGCTGTCAGAGCCTTTGTACGGAGCCTCGGCGCACTCAACCAGAGTATCGCTGCGCGGGCCGACCGGGCATACCTGGTTGCAGCCGGGCTGCCGTTAACCCTGAAACAGGGATAA
- the cbiR gene encoding cobamide remodeling phosphodiesterase CbiR produces the protein MRFPFTLAAPSFVLPAGAAENSLFLADYFPEIALLFFETEACLAYTETDLPAHLADLACSWNVHLPLDLRWEDGLDATWQKIDGLLNKAAYLSPHAYVLHPPTQPDMLVPLAARLRDKGVDPAMFLVENIGQCSLTPIWEQVVEGGYSACLDIGHILAYGQHDVLDLPGIWERTRMLHVYGAERRMKHWPLTELDAQGQEILCTMLEKVSDVTVTLELFDQTELFDSLDLLGQWISRWGNNK, from the coding sequence GTGCGATTTCCCTTTACCCTGGCCGCCCCATCCTTTGTGCTGCCTGCCGGGGCTGCGGAAAACAGTCTGTTCCTGGCGGACTATTTCCCTGAAATCGCGCTCCTTTTTTTCGAAACCGAAGCCTGTCTCGCTTACACTGAAACCGACCTGCCCGCGCATCTGGCCGACCTCGCCTGCTCCTGGAACGTGCACTTGCCTCTCGACCTGCGGTGGGAAGACGGACTGGACGCCACATGGCAGAAAATCGACGGCCTCCTGAACAAGGCGGCCTATCTTTCACCACATGCCTATGTGCTCCACCCGCCCACCCAACCGGACATGCTCGTTCCCCTGGCCGCACGGCTGCGGGACAAGGGCGTGGACCCGGCCATGTTCCTGGTGGAAAATATCGGTCAATGCAGCCTGACCCCCATATGGGAGCAGGTTGTGGAGGGCGGCTATTCCGCCTGTCTGGATATCGGGCACATCCTTGCCTATGGTCAACACGACGTGCTCGACCTGCCGGGAATATGGGAGCGGACCCGCATGCTCCACGTCTATGGGGCCGAACGGCGCATGAAACACTGGCCCCTGACCGAATTGGACGCCCAAGGCCAGGAAATTTTATGCACCATGCTCGAAAAGGTTTCAGACGTGACCGTGACTCTGGAACTCTTTGATCAAACAGAACTTTTCGATTCACTGGACTTGCTCGGCCAGTGGATTTCCCGGTGGGGGAACAATAAATGA
- a CDS encoding UvrD-helicase domain-containing protein has translation MERFTADLHIHSRFSRATSKNLTIRALAAWGCLKGLNVLGTGDFTHPEWLAEIEEQLQDNGKGLFTLKAPRGLEAEIPAFDGEIPGRTRFMLQTEISSIYKRGGKVRKVHNLVYMPTLDAVKRFNEKLSQVGNLASDGRPILGLDSRDLIDMVLECHPQAFLVPAHIWTPWFSLFGSKSGFDSIRECFGDYADEIFAMETGLSSDPEMNWTWSELDRIKLISNSDAHSGEKLGREANLFRGEISYEGIYRALRGEGLGHKFLGTVEFFPEEGKYHMDGHRKCGVSMDPHETIARDGICPVCGKPVTVGVYNRILELADREEPVQPAGAPNFVSMIPLKEILSEVVGVGPGSKKVNELYMQLLSKFGNELDILQRVPAEDLNKFCCHLGEGLSRMRDGQVIRKAGYDGEYGVITVFSEKERAQIKNGATLISVPHLEAHPDVGQTAAPCPTLTRCKPDTTPLKYNPAQQQAIDAGPGPILVLAGPGTGKTQTLMGRIARLIDAGAKPKRILALTFTRRAAQEMRDRLKNLRGEDADMPQAGTLHSLCFDYWKHAYSETPIVMPEVGAKKLFAEVNPEFAGKNLDYYWNKYILAREQLTGLPEDLAEAHINYGNQKNHWDLVDYTDLLEFMLEQCDAPTFRMPYTHVLVDEVQDLTPLQLAVIKGIASKDGEGLFCIGDPRQSIYGFRGAVEDVQAHLTQTWPAIEQITLTENYRSGQNILDGAGNLFPDAPRLHAQSDIKATLHLFEAPDDLREAAWISDKIKGLIGATSHSVSDFEGSGDLAPGDIVVLVRFKALIPTIEKALKRAGIPVSTPELEGFWQEPRVASILKAAEQFLGMTLSGGEDVIDVPDHILAKGPVGLAAYLNETPPFDQFFWESRHFKELKKEFDRRGGWQGLVNWVSLQTELELVRRMAEKVQIMTLHAAKGLEFEAVFMPACEEGILPFAGMDLLTAKVTLTPGRGQKFYEERRLMYVGMTRAKRNLYISHAAKRLLFGKTLALPQSRYLREIPEKLLTKSTLAAKKVTKEKQLGLLD, from the coding sequence ATGGAACGATTCACTGCCGACCTCCACATCCACTCCCGTTTCTCGCGCGCCACCAGCAAGAACCTGACCATAAGGGCCCTGGCCGCATGGGGATGTCTCAAGGGCCTCAACGTACTCGGTACCGGTGATTTCACTCACCCCGAATGGCTGGCCGAAATCGAGGAGCAGCTTCAAGACAACGGCAAGGGATTGTTCACCCTGAAGGCCCCCCGTGGCCTGGAGGCGGAGATACCCGCATTCGACGGCGAGATTCCGGGCCGTACCCGGTTCATGCTCCAGACGGAGATAAGTTCCATCTACAAACGCGGCGGCAAGGTCCGCAAAGTCCACAACCTGGTCTACATGCCGACTCTGGACGCGGTGAAACGTTTCAACGAAAAGCTGTCCCAGGTGGGCAACCTGGCCTCGGACGGACGGCCAATTCTCGGTCTGGACAGCCGCGATCTCATCGACATGGTTCTGGAATGCCACCCTCAGGCCTTTCTGGTCCCGGCCCATATCTGGACACCCTGGTTCTCCCTGTTCGGCTCCAAGTCCGGCTTCGACTCCATCCGAGAATGCTTCGGCGACTATGCCGACGAAATCTTTGCCATGGAAACGGGATTGTCTTCGGACCCGGAGATGAACTGGACATGGTCTGAACTGGACCGAATCAAGCTGATCTCTAACTCCGACGCCCACTCCGGCGAAAAACTCGGCCGCGAAGCCAACCTGTTTCGGGGCGAAATTTCCTATGAAGGCATCTATCGCGCCCTGCGCGGCGAGGGACTGGGCCACAAATTCCTGGGCACAGTGGAGTTCTTCCCCGAAGAAGGCAAATACCACATGGACGGCCACCGCAAATGCGGCGTGTCCATGGATCCCCACGAGACCATTGCCCGCGACGGCATCTGTCCGGTCTGCGGCAAGCCGGTCACCGTGGGCGTATACAACCGGATACTGGAGCTGGCCGACAGGGAAGAGCCTGTACAACCGGCAGGCGCACCCAATTTCGTATCCATGATCCCCCTCAAGGAAATCCTGTCCGAAGTGGTCGGCGTGGGCCCAGGCTCCAAGAAGGTCAATGAACTCTACATGCAGCTTCTCAGCAAATTCGGCAACGAACTGGACATTCTCCAACGCGTGCCCGCCGAAGACCTGAACAAGTTTTGCTGCCACCTGGGCGAAGGTTTGTCCCGCATGCGCGATGGCCAGGTCATCCGCAAGGCCGGATATGACGGAGAATACGGCGTGATCACCGTCTTCTCGGAGAAGGAACGCGCCCAGATCAAGAACGGTGCCACCCTCATCTCCGTACCGCATCTCGAAGCGCACCCGGACGTGGGCCAAACCGCAGCCCCATGCCCGACTCTGACTCGTTGCAAGCCAGATACAACCCCGCTGAAATACAACCCGGCCCAACAGCAGGCCATCGATGCCGGTCCCGGCCCGATTCTCGTCCTGGCTGGTCCCGGCACGGGCAAGACCCAGACCCTCATGGGACGCATCGCCAGACTCATCGATGCCGGGGCCAAACCCAAACGTATCCTGGCCCTGACCTTCACCCGAAGAGCGGCCCAGGAAATGCGAGACCGGCTCAAGAACCTGCGCGGCGAAGATGCTGACATGCCCCAGGCCGGAACCCTCCACTCGTTGTGCTTCGATTACTGGAAGCACGCCTATTCCGAGACCCCCATCGTGATGCCCGAGGTCGGCGCCAAAAAACTCTTCGCCGAGGTCAACCCGGAATTCGCGGGCAAGAACCTCGACTATTACTGGAACAAGTACATCCTGGCCAGAGAGCAGCTCACAGGGCTGCCCGAGGATCTGGCCGAAGCGCACATAAACTACGGCAACCAAAAAAACCACTGGGATCTGGTGGACTACACCGACCTGCTGGAGTTCATGCTGGAACAATGCGATGCGCCCACCTTCCGTATGCCCTACACCCATGTGCTGGTGGACGAGGTTCAGGATCTCACTCCCCTGCAACTGGCTGTGATCAAAGGCATTGCGAGCAAGGACGGCGAAGGGTTGTTCTGCATAGGCGATCCGAGGCAGTCCATTTACGGATTTCGGGGGGCAGTGGAAGACGTGCAGGCCCACCTCACCCAGACCTGGCCCGCCATCGAACAAATCACTCTGACCGAGAACTACCGTTCAGGCCAAAACATCCTGGACGGCGCAGGCAACCTGTTCCCGGACGCCCCACGTCTCCATGCCCAAAGCGATATCAAGGCCACCCTGCACCTGTTCGAGGCCCCGGACGACCTGCGAGAAGCCGCTTGGATCAGCGACAAGATCAAAGGGCTTATCGGTGCCACTAGTCACTCCGTCTCGGATTTCGAAGGAAGCGGTGATCTGGCCCCCGGCGACATCGTTGTACTGGTCCGTTTCAAGGCACTCATCCCGACCATCGAAAAGGCTCTCAAGCGGGCCGGCATCCCCGTATCCACACCGGAACTGGAAGGATTCTGGCAGGAACCTCGCGTGGCAAGCATCCTCAAGGCCGCCGAACAGTTCCTCGGCATGACCCTGTCCGGCGGCGAAGACGTCATCGACGTGCCCGACCACATCCTGGCAAAAGGCCCCGTGGGGCTGGCCGCCTATTTGAACGAGACTCCGCCCTTCGATCAATTTTTCTGGGAAAGCCGCCACTTCAAGGAGTTGAAAAAAGAATTCGACAGGCGCGGCGGCTGGCAGGGTCTGGTCAACTGGGTGTCCCTCCAGACCGAACTGGAATTGGTCCGCCGGATGGCCGAAAAAGTCCAGATCATGACGCTCCACGCTGCCAAGGGACTGGAATTCGAAGCCGTGTTCATGCCGGCCTGCGAAGAAGGAATCCTGCCATTTGCGGGCATGGACCTGCTCACTGCCAAGGTGACCCTGACTCCGGGCCGGGGACAAAAATTCTACGAGGAGCGCCGCCTGATGTATGTGGGCATGACCCGCGCCAAGCGCAACCTCTACATCAGTCACGCCGCCAAACGGCTCCTCTTCGGCAAGACCCTGGCCCTGCCTCAATCACGATATCTGCGGGAAATTCCCGAAAAGCTGCTGACGAAATCCACTCTGGCCGCCAAAAAGGTCACCAAAGAGAAGCAGCTCGGACTGTTGGACTAA
- a CDS encoding MarR family transcriptional regulator, which produces MLLERLNPKESMGFLAWKVSRILTNDLAAQFSQAGVKITVEQWRALLPTYSLDGLTQGRLCEMLLQEKTGVSRLVTALEKQGLVRRNASKEDRRVKFIYITEAGRELVDFTLSIVISSRDRLVAHVNPEELAICKRVLWKIVQPYLDAACVSQEEPC; this is translated from the coding sequence ATGCTGCTTGAACGATTGAACCCCAAAGAGTCCATGGGATTCCTGGCCTGGAAAGTCTCCAGGATTCTGACCAACGATCTGGCCGCCCAATTTTCGCAGGCCGGTGTGAAGATAACCGTGGAGCAGTGGCGGGCGCTGCTGCCCACCTATTCTTTGGACGGGTTGACCCAGGGGCGGCTGTGCGAGATGTTGCTGCAGGAGAAGACCGGAGTCAGTCGTCTCGTTACCGCCTTGGAAAAACAGGGCTTGGTCCGGCGGAATGCCAGCAAAGAGGATCGGCGGGTAAAATTTATTTACATTACCGAGGCGGGCCGGGAGCTTGTGGATTTCACCCTGAGCATAGTCATAAGCAGTCGCGATCGGCTGGTGGCGCATGTGAACCCCGAAGAACTGGCCATCTGCAAACGGGTGCTTTGGAAGATCGTCCAACCTTACCTTGATGCGGCGTGCGTATCTCAGGAAGAACCCTGCTGA
- a CDS encoding efflux RND transporter periplasmic adaptor subunit, whose protein sequence is MKRVFQVLVVICSAVVLAVPAFAQKPGERPPSPVVTGKVTSGDMAPQTEFIGTVYFTEISNVAAEVEGKLVSLNVEDGQRVRKGDPLVVLSSDILDRSIANARALMDQAQADFELAKRDNERTTKLYNSRTVAEGEYDSKRLAALSSEKKMIAARAILNRLQIEREKKTIRSPYDGVVLERKAFRGEWVSTGSVVAVVARDDEFDVVVNAPREAFGVVKPGLEVVINVAGREIPGKVFAAIPKGDVATRTFPVKIRVANDGFLAEGMEARVVLPEGLGGTTLIVPRDAIISSRGQMVVWAVIDGKAVPMSIYVVGYRGMEAGVKSKELREGMDVVVKGNERLQPQQPVAAQPMQP, encoded by the coding sequence ATGAAAAGAGTGTTTCAGGTTCTCGTGGTGATTTGTTCGGCGGTGGTCCTGGCCGTGCCCGCCTTTGCCCAGAAGCCGGGAGAGCGGCCTCCGTCTCCCGTGGTCACCGGCAAGGTGACCAGCGGCGACATGGCCCCGCAGACCGAGTTCATCGGCACGGTCTATTTCACTGAAATATCCAATGTGGCCGCAGAGGTGGAAGGCAAGCTCGTCTCACTGAACGTGGAGGACGGCCAGCGGGTCAGGAAGGGCGACCCCCTGGTGGTGCTTTCTTCGGATATCCTGGACCGGTCCATTGCCAACGCCCGTGCCCTCATGGACCAGGCCCAGGCCGATTTCGAACTGGCCAAGCGTGACAACGAGCGGACCACCAAATTGTATAACAGCCGCACCGTGGCCGAGGGTGAGTATGACTCCAAAAGGCTGGCGGCCCTGTCTTCCGAAAAGAAGATGATCGCGGCCCGTGCCATCCTCAACCGGTTGCAGATTGAACGTGAGAAGAAGACCATCCGTTCACCCTACGACGGCGTTGTCCTTGAACGAAAGGCCTTCCGCGGAGAATGGGTTTCCACCGGGTCTGTAGTGGCCGTGGTCGCCCGCGACGACGAGTTCGACGTGGTGGTCAACGCCCCGCGTGAGGCCTTCGGCGTGGTCAAGCCCGGCCTGGAAGTGGTGATCAACGTCGCCGGTAGGGAAATACCCGGCAAGGTTTTCGCGGCCATCCCCAAGGGTGACGTGGCCACCCGAACCTTCCCGGTCAAGATCCGGGTCGCCAACGACGGTTTTCTGGCTGAAGGCATGGAAGCCCGTGTGGTTCTGCCCGAAGGGTTGGGCGGCACGACCCTGATCGTTCCCAGAGATGCCATAATCTCATCTCGGGGTCAGATGGTGGTCTGGGCCGTCATCGACGGCAAGGCCGTGCCTATGTCGATATATGTCGTGGGCTACCGGGGTATGGAGGCCGGAGTGAAATCCAAGGAACTCCGGGAAGGCATGGACGTGGTGGTCAAAGGCAATGAGCGGCTCCAGCCACAGCAGCCTGTGGCCGCACAACCCATGCAGCCGTAG